The Quercus robur chromosome 7, dhQueRobu3.1, whole genome shotgun sequence genome has a segment encoding these proteins:
- the LOC126691885 gene encoding uncharacterized protein LOC126691885 — protein sequence MEKYFGNAYRGDPGVPHADPDRFVNIWIGSAAFSVLTWFNPYMWHLTNQFNWHDRAMLFEQYHWKKAMEKKQPYDFLWNQRMDKDHRDSYYFNWPVYFP from the exons ATGGAGAAGTATTTCGGGAACGCGTACAGAGGAGACCCAGGAGTGCCACACGCCGACCCGGACCGATTCGTCAACATTTGGATCGGCTCTGCTGCCTTCTCTGTTCTCACCTGGTTCAACCCTTACATGTGGCACCTCACCAATCAGTTCAa TTGGCATGACAGAGCTATGTTATTTGAGCAGTACCACTGGAAAAAGGCAATGGAGAAGAAGCAGCCTTATGACTTCTTG TGGAATCAGCGCATGGACAAGGACCACCGTgattcatattattttaattggcCTGTTTACTTCCCTTAG
- the LOC126691882 gene encoding thylakoid lumenal 15.0 kDa protein 2, chloroplastic — translation MAFLRLPITAPPSSPVSLPSFETPILNSTKFTNWVRSKSFNFVLSGALTLGLSLSGVGVAEAKVGVNKPELLPKEFSPVIDVGGFLSDGQEKRLAQEIADIENDTGFKLRVLAQNYPETPGLAIKDFWQVDDRTIVFVADPTFGNILNFNVGASVDLDIPRSFWSRLAGKYGNIFYWKEKGEDASIEAAVMAISNCLREPVGPNNCSEVK, via the exons ATGGCATTTCTTCGTCTTCCTATCACAGCGCCACCATCGTCTCCAGTGTCTCTGCCATCCTTTGAGACTCCAATTCTAAACTCAACCAAATTCACCAACTGGGTTCGATCCAAGTCTTTCAATTTCGTGCTCTCTGGGGCTCTCACGCtcggactctctctctctg GAGTTGGAGTTGCTGAGGCAAAAGTTGGAGTCAACAAGCCAGAATTGCTTCCCAAAGAGTTTAGTCCTGTCATTGATGTTGGGGGGTTCCTCTCTGATGGCCAG GAGAAAAGACTTGCACAAGAAATTGCTGATATTGAAAATGATACTGGGTTCAAGTTGAGAGTTCTAGCGCAGAATTATCCTGAAACACCAG GGCTGGCGATTAAAGATTTTTGGCAAGTGGATGATAGAACTATTGTCTTTGTTGCTGACCCCACGTTTG GCAATATATTAAACTTCAATGTTGGGGCTTCTGTTGATCTAGACATTCCACGTAGTTTCTGGAGCCGATTGGCAGGGAaatatggaaatattttttattggaaagaGAAG GGGGAAGATGCATCAATTGAAGCAGCTGTAATGGCAATATCTAATTGCTTGAGAGAACCTGTAGGCCCAAATAATTGCTCTGAGGTAAAATAG
- the LOC126691883 gene encoding auxin-responsive protein SAUR32 — protein sequence MSLKKNRDERNKALVMLRLFNVLIEKLQKSISVSAPREPDQLKKALEAAAVVPDDVTEGHFAVFAIKGEETKRFVVELDYLTNPAFLRLLEQAKEEYGFSQKGALSVPCRPAELQKIIDDKMEKSTGAGLCLTSIKC from the coding sequence ATGTCTTTAAAGAAGAATAGGGATGAGAGAAATAAAGCCTTGGTGATGCTCAGGCTCTTCAATGTTCTCATTGAAAAACTTCAGAAGAGTATCTCAGTCTCGGCACCTAGAGAACCTGATCAATTAAAAAAAGCACTAGAAGCAGCAGCAGTGGTGCCAGATGATGTAACTGAAGGACATTTTGCTGTTTTCGCAATCAAGGGTGAGGAAACAAAGAGGTTTGTTGTTGAACTGGACTACTTAACTAACCCTGCATTCTTGAGATTACTGGAGCAGGCTAAGGAAGAATATGGCTTCAGTCAAAAAGGAGCTCTTTCAGTCCCTTGTCGACCTGCGGAATTGCAGAAGATTATCGATGACAAAATGGAGAAGAGCACTGGTGCTGGATTGTGTCTTACCAGTATAAAGTGTTAG